One Alligator mississippiensis isolate rAllMis1 chromosome 1, rAllMis1, whole genome shotgun sequence genomic window carries:
- the LOC102573277 gene encoding tyrosine-protein phosphatase non-receptor type substrate 1 isoform X2, with product MLFRKLQWSKGKAISPVLLICALFWSSGLHQDASTARRRNVVSLQGKMVKMECMHMSDATEGLILTLRRNGTPTELCSLRFRNFSIWDRVCKGSVTLEYDHHTKWVYAVIQRVSVNDSGIYNCTLESMIPPPVKTLTYTYICLTVSAPPVVELSLVSPFFNNCENTLTCCAWDFYPQDIQFSWYKDGELITSTSKNDSLFPNSNGSYSYISNLIISHSDWSRSVQFSCQVNHSALESPVVKHISLPRAEKDSSKLPIWILAAVLAGLLMILVVIILAMTLIFRSKTTSQSSADRVMPETAVMQLPQECQRENCHTTYVLLNYYPGSTL from the exons ATGCTGTTCAGGAAACTTCAGTGGTCCAAAGGGAAGGCTATTTCACCAGTGCTTTTAATATGTGCTCTCTTCTGGAGCTCGG GGTTGCATCAGGATGCATCCACTGCAAGGAGACGAAATGTGGTCTCATTACAGGGTAAAATGGTGAAAATGGAATGTATGCACATGAGTGATGCAACAGAAGGTTTGATCCTAACTCTAAGGAGAAATGGCACCCCCACTGAGCTTTGTAGCTTGCGATTTAGAAACTTTAGCATTTGGGACAGAGTCTGCAAAGGTTCTGTAACTCTAGAGTACGATCATCACACCAAATGGGTTTACGCTGTTATTCAGAGAGTCTCTGTGAATGATTCTGGGATTTATAACTGCACCCTGGAAAGCATGATTCCTCCACCTGTGAAAACACTGACCTATACATACATTTGCCTTACAGTATCAG CTCCTCCAGTGGTTGAGCTTTCCTTGGTATCTCCTTTCTTCAATAACTGTGAGAACACATTGACTTGCTGCGCTTGGGACTTCTACCCTCAAGACATCCAGTTCTCCTGGTATAAGGATGGAGAGTTGATCACCAGCACTTCAAAGAATGATTCTTTGTTCCCCAATAGTAATGGCTCTTACTCCTATATAAGTAACCTAATTATTTCCCATTCTGACTGGAGCAGATCTGTACAGTTTTCTTGCCAAGTGAATCATTCTGCACTGGAAAGTCCTGTTGTCAAACATATATCTTTGCCTCGAGCTGAAAAAG ATTCTTCAAAGTTGCCAATCTGGATCCTGGCTGCAGTGCTTGCTGGTCTCCTAATGATATTGGTGGTGATTATTCTGGCAATGACCCTGATATTCA GATCCAAGACCACATCACAGAGCTCTGCAGACAGAGTTATGCCAGAGACTGCTGTGATGCAACTCCCACAAGAATGCCAGAGAGAGAACTGCCACACAACCTATGTGTTGCTTAATTATTATCCAGGATCTACATTATGA
- the LOC102573277 gene encoding tyrosine-protein phosphatase non-receptor type substrate 1 isoform X1 produces the protein MMLFRKLQWSKGKAISPVLLICALFWSSGLHQDASTARRRNVVSLQGKMVKMECMHMSDATEGLILTLRRNGTPTELCSLRFRNFSIWDRVCKGSVTLEYDHHTKWVYAVIQRVSVNDSGIYNCTLESMIPPPVKTLTYTYICLTVSAPPVVELSLVSPFFNNCENTLTCCAWDFYPQDIQFSWYKDGELITSTSKNDSLFPNSNGSYSYISNLIISHSDWSRSVQFSCQVNHSALESPVVKHISLPRAEKDSSKLPIWILAAVLAGLLMILVVIILAMTLIFRSKTTSQSSADRVMPETAVMQLPQECQRENCHTTYVLLNYYPGSTL, from the exons ATGCTGTTCAGGAAACTTCAGTGGTCCAAAGGGAAGGCTATTTCACCAGTGCTTTTAATATGTGCTCTCTTCTGGAGCTCGG GGTTGCATCAGGATGCATCCACTGCAAGGAGACGAAATGTGGTCTCATTACAGGGTAAAATGGTGAAAATGGAATGTATGCACATGAGTGATGCAACAGAAGGTTTGATCCTAACTCTAAGGAGAAATGGCACCCCCACTGAGCTTTGTAGCTTGCGATTTAGAAACTTTAGCATTTGGGACAGAGTCTGCAAAGGTTCTGTAACTCTAGAGTACGATCATCACACCAAATGGGTTTACGCTGTTATTCAGAGAGTCTCTGTGAATGATTCTGGGATTTATAACTGCACCCTGGAAAGCATGATTCCTCCACCTGTGAAAACACTGACCTATACATACATTTGCCTTACAGTATCAG CTCCTCCAGTGGTTGAGCTTTCCTTGGTATCTCCTTTCTTCAATAACTGTGAGAACACATTGACTTGCTGCGCTTGGGACTTCTACCCTCAAGACATCCAGTTCTCCTGGTATAAGGATGGAGAGTTGATCACCAGCACTTCAAAGAATGATTCTTTGTTCCCCAATAGTAATGGCTCTTACTCCTATATAAGTAACCTAATTATTTCCCATTCTGACTGGAGCAGATCTGTACAGTTTTCTTGCCAAGTGAATCATTCTGCACTGGAAAGTCCTGTTGTCAAACATATATCTTTGCCTCGAGCTGAAAAAG ATTCTTCAAAGTTGCCAATCTGGATCCTGGCTGCAGTGCTTGCTGGTCTCCTAATGATATTGGTGGTGATTATTCTGGCAATGACCCTGATATTCA GATCCAAGACCACATCACAGAGCTCTGCAGACAGAGTTATGCCAGAGACTGCTGTGATGCAACTCCCACAAGAATGCCAGAGAGAGAACTGCCACACAACCTATGTGTTGCTTAATTATTATCCAGGATCTACATTATGA